One segment of Desulfosudis oleivorans Hxd3 DNA contains the following:
- a CDS encoding DUF5989 family protein: MDFLRDLWGFLRTRKKYWLAPVILVLLFFGLLIVLTGNTAVAPFVYTLF; encoded by the coding sequence ATGGACTTTCTCAGGGATCTGTGGGGTTTTTTAAGAACGCGCAAGAAATACTGGCTGGCACCGGTCATCCTGGTGCTGCTCTTTTTCGGTCTGCTGATCGTGCTGACCGGCAATACCGCGGTAGCGCCTTTTGTCTACACGCTTTTTTAA
- a CDS encoding SET domain-containing protein-lysine N-methyltransferase, whose translation MKSRCYRTEKQIHLLFKQQGVLYLPRSRVDFEPLLSVRLDRTPYYRANREEFAHLARLYGDAIRAADVAPIYIQRVDAAIGLGVFAAAPIQKDAFIGEYAGVVQVAGKDEPVFAAENGHESDYSWYYLDKPKGLPELEINGRQEGNEMRFVNHGAPPNLKVEHTLIDGQWVLFFVAGRNIEKDEELLISYGNEYWEGGFRSLADNGG comes from the coding sequence ATGAAAAGCCGATGCTATAGAACCGAAAAACAGATTCATCTTCTCTTTAAGCAGCAGGGGGTTCTTTACCTGCCGCGATCACGGGTGGACTTTGAACCGCTGCTGTCCGTCCGCCTGGACCGGACCCCTTATTACCGGGCCAACCGCGAGGAGTTCGCACACCTGGCCCGGCTCTATGGTGATGCGATTCGGGCGGCTGATGTCGCGCCCATCTATATTCAGCGTGTCGACGCCGCCATCGGCCTGGGGGTGTTTGCCGCGGCCCCGATTCAGAAGGACGCCTTTATCGGTGAGTACGCCGGCGTGGTCCAGGTCGCGGGAAAGGACGAGCCGGTCTTTGCCGCGGAAAACGGGCATGAGTCCGACTACTCGTGGTACTACCTGGACAAACCGAAGGGGCTTCCCGAGCTGGAGATCAACGGCCGGCAGGAGGGAAACGAGATGCGGTTTGTCAACCACGGGGCCCCACCCAACCTGAAGGTGGAGCACACCCTGATCGACGGCCAGTGGGTGCTCTTTTTCGTGGCCGGCCGGAACATCGAAAAGGACGAAGAGCTGCTCATCAGTTATGGCAATGAATACTGGGAGGGCGGCTTTCGCTCCCTGGCCGACAACGGCGGTTAG
- a CDS encoding CPBP family intramembrane glutamic endopeptidase, with protein MGAGTVRLTTLCAVGIIVVATEATAGIWVDRYGFRPMVVLLVLRGVQISLILGAVWGLRRGLAEVGLSRSALGRGVKAGLVWSALFGGIVAIAGTALLAMGTDPRTFFAVRLPEGDWSVPLYYVTGSLAGPLWEELVFRGVLYGFFRRYGVAAGIVISTAVFAALHLRGPVLPVTQIVGGVVFCLAYEKEKSLAAPFVIHALGNTAIFTLALI; from the coding sequence ATGGGTGCCGGAACGGTCAGGCTGACCACCCTGTGTGCGGTGGGGATTATCGTGGTGGCGACAGAGGCAACTGCCGGTATCTGGGTTGACCGGTACGGCTTCAGGCCCATGGTCGTGCTGCTGGTTTTACGGGGTGTTCAGATCAGCCTTATCCTGGGGGCCGTGTGGGGGCTGCGCAGAGGATTGGCCGAGGTGGGGCTGAGCCGGTCGGCCCTGGGACGGGGGGTAAAGGCGGGCCTGGTCTGGTCGGCCCTGTTCGGCGGTATCGTGGCGATTGCCGGCACTGCCCTGCTGGCCATGGGCACGGACCCGCGGACGTTTTTCGCGGTCCGGCTGCCGGAAGGGGACTGGTCCGTGCCGCTCTATTACGTGACCGGTTCCCTGGCAGGTCCTTTGTGGGAAGAGCTGGTCTTTCGGGGCGTGCTGTACGGGTTTTTCCGGCGGTACGGCGTGGCAGCGGGGATCGTGATATCCACGGCCGTGTTCGCGGCCCTTCACCTGCGGGGGCCTGTGCTGCCGGTGACCCAGATCGTGGGGGGCGTGGTCTTCTGCCTGGCTTATGAAAAGGAAAAGAGCCTGGCGGCTCCTTTTGTCATTCATGCCCTCGGCAATACCGCGATATTCACCCTGGCCCTGATCTGA
- a CDS encoding TIGR00266 family protein — protein sequence MQCHKVDYTLIGDVMQAVEIGLDPGETVIADAGNMNYMNDAIRFETRMGDGAPAPEGLLGSLVAAGRRLFAGENLFLTHFTNTAGSKRHVTFSGPCPGRVIVLDMAALGQEVFCQKEAFLCAARGTQVSIAFTRRMGPGFFGRDGFVLMRLVGDGMAFVHAGGMVVEKTLKNETICVDTGCIVAFTSGIHYSARQADNLKSMFFGGENLFLATLSGTGTVFLQTLPLSRPADRILRQLSSFAGKRKADTAE from the coding sequence ATGCAGTGCCATAAAGTGGACTATACCCTTATCGGCGACGTCATGCAGGCCGTGGAAATAGGGCTTGATCCCGGCGAAACCGTCATTGCCGATGCCGGCAACATGAACTACATGAATGACGCCATCCGGTTTGAGACCCGAATGGGAGACGGCGCACCGGCGCCGGAAGGGTTACTGGGTTCCCTGGTGGCGGCGGGCAGGCGACTGTTTGCCGGTGAAAATCTTTTCCTGACCCATTTTACCAACACGGCGGGCAGCAAACGACACGTGACCTTTTCCGGGCCCTGCCCCGGCAGGGTCATTGTCCTGGACATGGCCGCCCTGGGCCAGGAAGTGTTCTGCCAGAAAGAGGCCTTTCTCTGCGCCGCCCGCGGCACCCAGGTAAGCATCGCCTTTACCCGGCGCATGGGCCCCGGCTTTTTCGGCCGGGACGGCTTCGTCCTGATGCGCCTTGTCGGCGACGGCATGGCCTTTGTGCATGCCGGGGGCATGGTGGTGGAAAAAACCCTGAAAAACGAGACCATCTGCGTGGACACGGGCTGCATCGTGGCGTTCACCTCCGGTATCCATTACAGCGCACGACAGGCGGACAACCTAAAGTCCATGTTCTTCGGCGGCGAGAATCTTTTTCTGGCCACGCTGAGCGGCACCGGAACGGTCTTTCTCCAGACCCTTCCCCTTTCCCGGCCGGCGGACCGCATCCTGCGACAATTATCGTCTTTTGCCGGCAAACGGAAAGCCGATACCGCGGAATAA
- a CDS encoding CCA tRNA nucleotidyltransferase: MSEKFMSVYDLPTRLNQWLGPLGPAIPKLYVVGGALRDHLAGRLPRDVDIICDEAPNVARCIAKARLSGAVVVKLEKKPHPPCFRVVDKNNPAESIDVVTLHPDGIRADLEARDFTVNAMAAALLPGGRIGEIIDPLGGMADMQNRLLRACSGTAFAADPVRILRAARFAATLDFTIFPETLDRMAAAVGLLTRSAFERITAELFELLACPDALPHIQMLDDIGALDVLFPEIAAMKGCAQNGFHHLDVWGHTLETLEHCERLLRRPDVLFTKNAAAFCRSMAGKNRLPVIKLATLLHDAGKPGCKIFDETKNRQVFYGHDREGETIAGNIAHRMKLSNSDTAFLQLLVRCHMRPMALSRPGVKPATITRWFETVADNGLALLLLAAADICAKSGSRADPMEKERFCQWADQTAADYCLRIRPVLGQTDLLSGADLQDMGMAPGPDMGRVLRKVRQHQNDGRVTDKAAALALARQLAGL, encoded by the coding sequence TTGAGCGAGAAATTCATGTCCGTCTACGATCTTCCCACACGCCTGAACCAGTGGCTGGGTCCGCTGGGGCCAGCCATTCCGAAACTGTATGTTGTCGGCGGGGCACTGCGGGACCACCTGGCCGGCCGCCTGCCCAGGGACGTGGACATCATCTGTGACGAGGCCCCGAATGTGGCCCGTTGCATCGCCAAAGCCCGTCTTTCCGGGGCAGTGGTGGTAAAACTTGAAAAAAAACCCCATCCCCCCTGTTTTCGCGTGGTGGACAAAAACAACCCGGCTGAATCCATTGACGTGGTAACCCTTCACCCGGACGGCATCAGGGCCGATCTTGAGGCCAGGGATTTTACCGTTAATGCCATGGCCGCGGCCCTGCTGCCCGGTGGACGGATCGGCGAAATCATTGATCCGCTGGGCGGCATGGCGGACATGCAAAACCGACTGCTGCGGGCCTGTTCTGGAACCGCTTTTGCCGCCGACCCGGTGCGCATCCTGCGGGCCGCCCGGTTTGCCGCCACCCTGGATTTTACCATTTTCCCGGAAACCCTTGACCGAATGGCGGCAGCCGTGGGCCTGCTGACCCGCAGCGCCTTTGAGCGCATCACCGCCGAACTCTTTGAACTGCTGGCATGCCCTGACGCCCTGCCCCATATTCAAATGCTGGACGACATCGGCGCACTTGACGTGCTGTTTCCGGAAATCGCGGCCATGAAAGGCTGTGCCCAGAACGGGTTTCACCATTTGGACGTGTGGGGTCATACGCTGGAGACCCTTGAACACTGTGAACGGCTGCTGCGCCGGCCCGACGTGCTGTTTACAAAAAACGCGGCCGCCTTTTGCCGGAGCATGGCCGGCAAAAACAGGCTTCCGGTGATCAAGCTGGCGACCCTGCTTCACGATGCCGGCAAACCCGGTTGCAAAATCTTTGACGAAACAAAAAACCGGCAGGTGTTTTACGGCCACGACCGGGAAGGGGAGACCATCGCCGGCAACATCGCCCATCGCATGAAGCTGTCCAACAGCGACACGGCCTTCCTTCAACTACTGGTGCGGTGCCACATGCGGCCCATGGCACTTTCCCGGCCCGGGGTCAAACCCGCCACCATCACACGCTGGTTTGAAACTGTTGCCGACAACGGCCTGGCCCTGCTGCTGCTGGCCGCGGCCGACATCTGCGCCAAATCCGGCAGCCGGGCCGACCCCATGGAAAAAGAGCGCTTTTGCCAGTGGGCCGACCAGACAGCCGCCGACTACTGTCTCCGGATTCGACCGGTGCTGGGTCAGACGGACCTGCTCTCCGGCGCCGACCTTCAGGATATGGGCATGGCCCCTGGTCCGGACATGGGCCGGGTGCTGCGAAAGGTCCGGCAGCATCAGAACGACGGCCGCGTCACCGACAAAGCCGCTGCCCTGGCACTGGCCAGACAACTGGCCGGACTGTGA
- a CDS encoding cation diffusion facilitator family transporter — protein sequence MEREKNQNEPAERKRYESSEIAPVRRITWIGLFVNIGLAGLKFVVGFLGASQAVIADAVHSLSDMTTDIAVLVGVKFWSAPPDTCHPYGHKRVEALVTIFIGITLAAVACGLAYRAMVTLGDRHVHHTTLVALWGPVASIFFKELLYHWTVRVGRQVKSPALVANAWHHRSDALSSVPAIIAVVGASFHPSLDILDHIGALVIAGFILHVSWKILSPALAEVSDHGASEAEQDRIYRIAMTVEGVANVHAIRTRKSGARCLVDLHIRVAPDLSVRAGHDIAETVKKELLKYGPDILDVLVHVEPDEQAP from the coding sequence GTGGAAAGAGAAAAAAATCAAAACGAACCTGCTGAACGGAAACGGTATGAATCAAGCGAGATCGCTCCGGTCCGGCGCATCACCTGGATCGGACTGTTTGTCAATATCGGGCTGGCCGGCCTGAAATTCGTGGTCGGGTTCCTGGGCGCCAGCCAGGCGGTAATCGCGGACGCGGTGCACAGCCTGTCAGACATGACCACGGACATTGCCGTGCTGGTGGGCGTAAAATTCTGGTCCGCACCGCCTGACACCTGCCACCCCTATGGGCACAAGCGGGTGGAGGCCTTGGTGACCATCTTCATCGGCATCACGCTGGCCGCTGTTGCCTGCGGCCTGGCCTACCGGGCCATGGTTACCCTGGGAGATCGGCATGTGCATCACACCACGCTGGTCGCCCTGTGGGGTCCTGTTGCCTCGATTTTTTTCAAGGAACTGCTGTATCACTGGACCGTGCGGGTGGGCCGGCAGGTAAAATCACCGGCCCTGGTGGCCAACGCCTGGCACCACCGGTCCGACGCATTGAGCTCGGTACCGGCCATTATCGCCGTGGTCGGGGCGTCGTTCCACCCTTCCCTGGATATCCTGGACCATATCGGCGCCCTGGTAATCGCGGGGTTTATTCTTCACGTCTCCTGGAAGATTCTGTCACCGGCCCTTGCCGAGGTCAGCGACCACGGTGCATCAGAAGCGGAACAGGACCGGATTTACCGGATCGCCATGACGGTGGAAGGGGTCGCCAACGTGCATGCCATACGCACACGGAAATCAGGGGCACGCTGCCTGGTGGACCTGCATATTCGCGTGGCGCCCGACCTTTCCGTGCGGGCCGGCCACGATATCGCGGAAACAGTAAAAAAAGAGCTTCTCAAATACGGGCCCGACATTCTGGATGTGCTGGTCCACGTGGAGCCCGACGAGCAGGCCCCTTGA
- a CDS encoding metallophosphoesterase codes for MFRIMLTFSVTLLHGYVLWRAASTPFFKNRFSAGQLAGGGFVLWAVLVAGGIWAHGHEGPVFFVLEWMGMAWMGALLLLATSLAAVELATGFGLLFRHSLPQLRQWALIAGGLLCLAALVQGLRPPVIRHHDVQIQDLPAEMDNTLIAVLTDLHIGPLLGEKWLSSRIAQVAALKPALVVLVGDIVEGHGISGPHDRLAQALGRFSAPLGVWAVYGNHEFYDRSEIAMTVIQKAGINVLRNRWAEIAPGLVLAGVDDLTIHKRSGKKVDPVRQALENRPPKAATVLLSHTPWDMEKAARLGVDLMLSGHTHGGQIWPFDFLVKLNYPFIEGRYAVETMALIVSRGIGTWGPRMRLWAPGEILAVRLRATARPDTESLY; via the coding sequence ATGTTCCGAATCATGCTCACTTTCTCGGTCACCCTGTTGCACGGATACGTGCTCTGGCGTGCCGCATCCACCCCTTTTTTTAAAAACCGGTTTTCCGCCGGGCAACTGGCCGGCGGCGGCTTTGTCCTCTGGGCCGTGCTGGTGGCCGGGGGCATCTGGGCCCACGGCCATGAAGGGCCGGTTTTTTTTGTTCTGGAATGGATGGGCATGGCCTGGATGGGGGCGTTGTTGCTGCTGGCCACCTCCCTGGCAGCGGTTGAGCTGGCCACCGGTTTCGGCCTGTTGTTCCGGCACTCCCTTCCTCAGCTTCGCCAGTGGGCCCTGATCGCAGGCGGGCTGCTCTGCCTTGCGGCCCTGGTCCAGGGGCTTCGACCGCCGGTGATCCGCCATCACGATGTGCAGATTCAAGACCTGCCGGCCGAAATGGACAACACGCTTATCGCGGTCCTCACCGACCTGCACATCGGCCCCCTTCTGGGGGAGAAATGGCTATCCAGTCGCATTGCCCAGGTGGCGGCCCTCAAGCCTGCCCTGGTGGTGCTGGTCGGTGATATCGTTGAAGGCCACGGCATCTCAGGCCCCCACGACCGCCTGGCCCAGGCCCTTGGCCGGTTTTCAGCCCCCCTGGGCGTCTGGGCCGTGTACGGCAATCACGAATTTTACGACCGGTCCGAAATCGCCATGACCGTGATTCAAAAGGCCGGCATCAACGTGTTGCGCAACCGATGGGCCGAAATCGCACCGGGCCTGGTGCTGGCCGGTGTGGACGACCTGACGATTCATAAACGTTCCGGGAAAAAAGTAGACCCGGTGCGGCAAGCCCTTGAAAACCGGCCGCCGAAAGCCGCTACTGTCCTGCTTTCCCACACGCCATGGGACATGGAAAAAGCAGCCCGCCTGGGTGTTGACCTGATGCTCTCCGGCCACACCCACGGCGGCCAGATATGGCCCTTTGATTTCCTGGTAAAACTGAACTACCCGTTTATCGAAGGCCGTTACGCTGTCGAGACCATGGCACTGATCGTAAGCCGGGGCATCGGCACCTGGGGCCCCCGCATGCGACTCTGGGCCCCCGGCGAAATACTTGCCGTCAGGCTGCGTGCAACCGCCCGGCCCGATACGGAAAGCCTTTATTGA
- a CDS encoding SxtJ family membrane protein codes for MTRKETLDAGLAFVLILLIIALALKSHLLVAVAALAVLVCMTVPRLFTPWAFLWFALSRILGAVMSRVILAAIYFLVVTPVAVVRRAAGKDPMLRKRWKQADGSVFADRHHTFGPEDIEHPY; via the coding sequence ATGACCCGGAAAGAGACCCTTGATGCGGGGCTGGCGTTTGTGCTGATCCTGCTGATTATCGCCCTGGCGCTGAAAAGCCATCTGCTGGTGGCGGTGGCCGCCCTTGCCGTGCTGGTCTGCATGACAGTGCCCCGGCTCTTTACCCCCTGGGCCTTCTTGTGGTTCGCACTTTCCCGCATCCTCGGCGCGGTCATGTCCCGGGTGATTCTGGCCGCCATTTATTTTCTGGTTGTGACGCCTGTGGCCGTGGTGCGCCGGGCGGCCGGAAAGGACCCCATGCTGCGGAAGCGGTGGAAACAGGCGGATGGTTCAGTGTTTGCCGACCGGCACCACACCTTTGGGCCGGAAGATATTGAGCATCCATATTAG
- a CDS encoding carbamoyltransferase family protein: protein MKQRPILGISAYYHDSAAVLLDGGRIVAAAQEERFSRVRHDAAFPRNAVRYVLSEGGCALDDLAAVAFYDKPFLKFERLLETHHAVAPGGLGAFLAAMPVWVKEKLFTKSLLYRELCDATGEQPSRRPALFFPEHHLSHSASAYFASPFESAAILTVDGVGEWATTTLGMGEQGRITLLKELHFPHSLGLLYSAFTYYCGFAVNSGEYKLMGLAPYGNPQGDTFRRYKALIYENLVDLRPDGSFLLNMNFFDFAAGSRMCNDRKWEKLFGIPRRLPEAGLSRDYMNMALAIQQVTEEIVLRLAKTLKTITGAKNLVMAGGVALNCVANGRLLQSGLFDQVWIQPAAGDAGGALGAAYAAYCIKGGKALPVITDGTDRMEGALLGPAFYSENVRRMAKKFGAVYERYDSMDDLCGVVARRLAAGQVVGWFQGRMEWGPRALGNRSILADPRDPGMQRRLNLKIKFREPFRPFAPAVLAEDATEWFALEAPSPYMLLTAPVKPSRRRPVPDNEVALTLQERLAVPRSEIPAVTHVDFSARVQTVDGKTNERFHRLLCAFKQETGCPVLINTSFNVRGEPIVCTPAEAYACFMQTGMDCLVIENFLFEKTGQPCFVKETPNEKPML from the coding sequence ATGAAACAGCGACCGATTCTGGGCATATCGGCATACTATCACGACAGCGCCGCCGTGCTGCTGGACGGCGGCAGGATTGTGGCCGCGGCACAGGAGGAACGGTTTTCCCGTGTCCGTCACGATGCCGCGTTTCCACGGAATGCCGTGCGGTATGTGCTCTCCGAAGGCGGCTGCGCCCTGGACGACCTGGCGGCCGTGGCCTTTTACGACAAGCCCTTTCTCAAGTTCGAGCGCCTGCTGGAAACCCATCACGCCGTTGCGCCCGGTGGCCTTGGCGCATTCCTGGCCGCCATGCCGGTCTGGGTGAAAGAAAAGCTGTTTACAAAGTCTTTGCTGTACCGGGAACTTTGCGATGCGACCGGCGAACAACCGAGCCGCCGGCCGGCGCTGTTTTTCCCCGAACACCATCTTTCCCATAGTGCCTCCGCCTATTTTGCCTCTCCTTTTGAAAGTGCCGCCATTCTGACTGTCGACGGGGTGGGGGAGTGGGCCACCACCACCCTGGGCATGGGTGAGCAGGGCCGTATCACCCTGTTAAAAGAGCTGCACTTCCCTCACTCCCTGGGCCTGCTTTATTCCGCGTTTACTTACTACTGCGGGTTTGCCGTGAACAGCGGCGAGTACAAGCTGATGGGACTGGCGCCCTACGGCAACCCCCAGGGCGATACCTTCCGGCGTTACAAGGCGCTGATTTATGAGAACCTGGTGGACCTGCGGCCGGACGGATCGTTTCTGCTGAACATGAACTTTTTTGACTTTGCCGCCGGTTCGCGCATGTGTAACGACAGAAAATGGGAAAAGCTGTTCGGTATTCCCCGGCGACTGCCTGAAGCCGGGCTGTCGAGGGATTACATGAATATGGCCCTGGCGATTCAGCAGGTAACAGAGGAGATCGTGCTGCGCCTGGCAAAAACACTGAAAACCATTACCGGCGCAAAAAACCTGGTGATGGCCGGCGGTGTGGCCTTAAACTGCGTGGCCAACGGCCGTCTTCTGCAAAGCGGTCTGTTTGACCAGGTATGGATTCAGCCCGCCGCAGGCGATGCCGGCGGCGCCCTGGGAGCCGCCTATGCCGCTTACTGCATAAAGGGAGGCAAAGCGCTTCCCGTGATAACCGACGGCACCGACCGGATGGAAGGCGCGCTGCTGGGGCCGGCGTTTTATTCAGAGAATGTCCGGCGCATGGCCAAAAAGTTCGGCGCGGTTTACGAGCGGTACGACAGCATGGATGATCTGTGCGGGGTCGTGGCCCGGCGGCTGGCCGCCGGCCAGGTGGTGGGATGGTTCCAGGGCAGAATGGAGTGGGGCCCCCGGGCTCTGGGCAACCGGTCCATTCTGGCCGACCCCCGGGATCCGGGCATGCAGCGGAGGCTGAACCTGAAGATCAAGTTTCGGGAGCCCTTTCGGCCCTTTGCCCCGGCGGTTCTGGCCGAAGACGCAACGGAGTGGTTTGCGCTGGAGGCGCCCTCTCCTTACATGCTGCTCACCGCGCCGGTAAAGCCTTCCCGGCGCAGGCCGGTGCCGGACAACGAGGTCGCGCTGACCCTTCAGGAGCGCCTGGCCGTGCCCCGTTCCGAGATACCGGCGGTCACCCACGTGGACTTTTCTGCGCGGGTCCAGACGGTGGACGGAAAAACCAATGAACGGTTCCACCGCCTGCTTTGCGCCTTTAAACAGGAAACCGGCTGTCCGGTCCTGATTAACACCAGCTTCAACGTGCGGGGCGAACCGATTGTGTGCACTCCGGCAGAAGCTTATGCCTGTTTTATGCAAACCGGTATGGACTGCCTGGTGATTGAAAATTTTTTATTTGAAAAGACAGGCCAGCCCTGTTTCGTGAAAGAGACACCGAATGAAAAGCCGATGCTATAG